The following proteins come from a genomic window of Scomber japonicus isolate fScoJap1 chromosome 4, fScoJap1.pri, whole genome shotgun sequence:
- the tcf15 gene encoding transcription factor 15, with the protein MMTFAMLRPVATHLIYSDFNITSEDDENRSESDDSSEQSYCSSEKRRRLSGNLERESTVVVKQRSAANARERGRTQSVNTAFTALRTLIPTEPVDRKLSKIETLRLASSYISHLANVLLLGDGGVDGQPCLGAVHTQGESGTKQPRTICTFCLSNQRKGIKDGKDCLKMRGLGPLRMRR; encoded by the exons ATGATGACTTTTGCCATGCTGCGGCCCGTGGCGACGCACTTGATCTACTCAGACTTCAATATCACGTCCGAGGACGATGAAAACCGCAGCGAAAGCGACGACAGCTCGGAGCAAAGTTACTGTAGCTCTGAAAAACGAAGACGGCTTTCAGGCAACCTGGAAAGAGAAAGCACAGTGGTGGTAAAACAGAGGAGTGCGGCTAACGCCAGGGAGAGAGGTAGGACCCAAAGTGTCAACACCGCATTCACAGCTCTCCGGACTCTCATACCCACCGAGCCAGTGGACAGAAAGCTATCCAAGATCGAAACTCTTCGCCTGGCATCCAGCTACATTTCCCATCTGGCCAACGTGCTTCTTCTCGGAGACGGCGGCGTGGATGGACAGCCCTGCCTCGGCGCGGTCCATACGCAAGGAGAGAGCGGGACGAAGCAGCCGCGGACCATCTGCACCTTCTGTCTGAGCAACCAGAGGAAAGGG atAAAGGATGGAAAAGACTGTTTAAAAATGCGAGGGCTGGGTCCGCTGCGAATGAGACGCTGA